A genomic segment from Lagenorhynchus albirostris chromosome X, mLagAlb1.1, whole genome shotgun sequence encodes:
- the LOC132514040 gene encoding ferritin light chain-like, whose protein sequence is MSAQSKRSSSTEAEAAISRLINLNLQASSTYLSLSYYFEGDKVALGGVGRFFRELAEEKREGSQLLWKMQQQWGSRAPAQDGQKLSPDEWSTIVEAVEAAMALEKSLNQAFLDLHALGSASADAQLCEFLESHFLEVERKILKKMGDHLTNLRKLAGPQAGPLAEQGISSKGSSASATRSLAAAPERRLCLLQ, encoded by the coding sequence ATGAGCGCCCAGAGCAAGCGGAGTTCCTCCACCGAGGCGGAGGCTGCCATCAGCCGCCTGATCAACCTAAACTTGCAGGCCTCGTCCACCTACCTCTCCCTGAGCTATTACTTCGAAGGCGACAAGGTGGCTCTGGGGGGCGTGGGCCGCTTCTTCCGGGAGCTGGCTGAGGAGAAGCGCGAGGGCTCCCAGCTCCTCTGGAAGATGCAGCAGCAGTGGGGCAGCCGCGCCCCGGCCCAGGACGGGCAGAAGCTGTCGCCGGACGAGTGGAGCACCATAGTGGAAGCCGTGGAGGCTGCCATGGCCCTGGAGAAGAGCCTGAACCAGGCCTTCTTGGATCTCCATGCCCTGGGTTCTGCGAGCGCGGACGCCCAGCTCTGCGAGTTCCTGGAGAGCCACTTCCTGGAGGTGGAGAGGAAGATCCTCAAGAAGATGGGCGACCACCTGACCAACCTGCGCAAGCTGGCCGGGCCCCAGGCCGGGCCCCTGGCTGAGCAGGGCATCTCTTCGAAAGGCTCTTCTGCCAGCGCGACTAGGAGCCTCGCGGCAGCCCCGGAGAGACGCCTTTGCCTCCTCCAGTGA